A window from Citrus sinensis cultivar Valencia sweet orange chromosome 3, DVS_A1.0, whole genome shotgun sequence encodes these proteins:
- the LOC102624582 gene encoding disease resistance-like protein DSC1 yields the protein MASPSFGQTSQTKYDVFLSFRGEDTRDNFTSHLHAALCRKKIKTFIDEELNRGDEISLAILKAIEGSRISVIIFSKNYASSKWCLDELVKILQCHKMNGQMVVPVFYRVDPSDVRKQSGRFKDAFVKHAKQFKDMPEKIQNWRAVLTEASNLSGWDSITIRSEAQLVEVIVKDILEKLEKITIPKDFDGLIGLNSRIQKIKSLLCIGLPVFRIIGIWGMGGMGKTTIAGAIFNLISSEFEGKCFMANVREESEKVGGLVHLREQVLSEVLEENITIRTPDLPEYIRERLKRMKIFIVLDDVNKVRQLEYLTGGLDRFGPGSRIIVTTRDKRVLDNFGVPNTNIYKVRGLNYSEALELFCNFAFKQSNCPDDLFTLSKYIVGYCKGNPLALRVLGSFLHRKSKLDWENALENLKRSSDFEIYDVLKISYNELNPEEKSLFLDIACFFAGEDKNLVTKILDESNYVLNVLVDKSLLRISRDNKLQMHDLLKEMGQEIVRQESVNEPGKRSRLWYHEDVYHVLKRNKGTDVIAGIFLDLSKIRDIHLGSRAFENMTNLRLLKFYLPNRRGDPIMSSKVHLDQGLDYLPEELTYLHWHGYPLRTLPTNLSTDKLVVLNLPCSNVELLWEEKKEAFKLKSVDLCNSQNLTRMPDLSETPNLERMYLLNCTNLPFISSSIENLNNLSMLRLEGCKNLRTFPRIHFTCSVTIDFTSCINLAEFPKISGNIKVLKLARTWIEEVPSSIEILTNLEVLDLAHCKRLNRLSASICKLKSLSWLRLYNCSKLESFPGILEDMARLEYIDLRLTAIKELPSSVEHLEGLKELRMEYCHKLGKLPDNLGSLRSLKHLHAGKSAISQLPSSIADLKQVEELSFYGCRGLVLTSVLSGLSSLQRLDLRDCDIIEIPQDIGSLLSLEKLDLSGNNFESLPASIKQLSQLRWLYLRNCNRLKSLPELPFGLCFLDARNCKQLQSLPEIPSCLEELGEIDTSILETLSNHSRIYFNFINCLKLNDKANKKILADSKLRIQRMAIASLRLSMYVKEYREPPVIKICLPGNEIPDWFSHQCLGSSLTIQLPHHSCNGSFIGFAFCIVIELEKDHKARDRIYYHFEIKTPSGTKTDHPSVFEQSFHSDQVILGFFPCWNIGLVDNDGNISLQFSVQYPCSEKTPKVHRCGVCPVYAHPNGTKPNTFTVNVLPPNEEECSQIRKLHYDFHDNVGTSGTSESIDRSGELEVESICREQINAPQQQ from the exons ATGGCGTCTCCTTCTTTTGGACAAACTTCTCAAACCAAATATGATGTCTTCCTCAGTTTCAGAGGGGAGGACACCCGTGACAACTTTACTAGCCATCTCCATGCTGCTTTGTGtcgaaagaaaattaaaaccttTATTGACGAAGAACTTAACAGAGGAGATGAGATTTCACTTGCCATTTTGAAAGCAATTGAAGGATCAAGGATTTCAGTtatcattttctcaaaaaacTATGCTTCTTCAAAATGGTGCTTGGATGAACTAGTCAAGATTCTTCAATGCCATAAAATGAATGGCCAAATGGTTGTACCAGTTTTCTACCGTGTAGATCCATCTGATGTGCGGAAACAAAGTGGAAGATTCAAGGATGCCTTTGTTAAGCATGCAAAACAATTCAAGGATATGccagaaaaaattcaaaattggaGGGCTGTATTGACAGAAGCATCCAATTTATCTGGATGGGATTCCATCACAATCAG GTCTGAGGCACAGCTTGTAGAAGTAATTGTTAAAGACATTTTGgagaaattggaaaaaataacaataccAAAGGACTTTGATGGTCTAATTGGTTTAAATTCACGAAttcagaaaattaaatcactGCTGTGTATTGGATTGCCGGTTTTTCGAATTATTGGGATTTGGGGTATGGGCGGTATGGGTAAAACAACCATTGCTGGAGCTATTTTCAACCTAATTTCTAGTGAATTTGAAGGCAAGTGCTTCATGGCAAATGTTAGGGAAGAATCCGAGAAAGTAGGTGGATTGGTTCATCTAAGGGAGCAAGTTCTTTCTGAAGTATTAGAAGAAAATATCACAATAAGAACTCCTGATCTTCCTGAATATATTAGGGAAAGGCTCAAGCGGATGAAGATATTTATAGTTCTCGATGATGTAAACAAAGTTAGGCAGTTAGAATATTTAACAGGAGGGCTTGATCGATTTGGTCCGGGAAGTAGAATCATTGTGACCACTAGAGACAAACGGGTTCTTGATAATTTTGGAGTACCTAACActaacatatataaagttaggGGATTAAACTACAGTGAAGCACTTGAGCTCTTCTGCAACTTCGCTTTTAAACAAAGCAATTGCCCTGATGATCTATTTACGCTCTCAAAGTACATAGTTGGTTATTGCAAAGGCAATCCATTAGCACTCAGAGTGTTGGGTTCTTTCCTCCACCGGAAGAGCAAACTTGATTGGGAAAACGCACTGGAGAACTTAAAAAGGAGTTCTGATTTTGAAATCTATGACGTGTTGAAAATCAGTTACAATGAATTAAATCCAGAAGAGAAGAGCTTATTTTTGGACATTGCGTGCTTCTTTGCAGGAGAGGATAAAAATCTTGTGACAAAGATACTAGATGAGTCTAATTATGTACTGAATGTTCTTGTTGATAAGTCACTCTTAAGAATATCACGTGACAACAAGCtccaaatgcatgatttattGAAAGAAATGGGTCAAGAGATTGTTCGCCAAGAATCAGTGAACGAGCCGGGCAAACGTAGCAGGTTGTGGTATCATGAGGATGTCTATCATGtactaaaaagaaataag GGGACGGATGTCATTGCAGGTATATTCTTGGATTTGTCTAAAATAAGAGACATACATCTAGGTTCTAGAGCCTTTGAAAATATGACTAATCTTagattgttgaaattttatttgccTAATCGCCGTGGTGATCCAATTATGAGCTCTAAAGTGCATCTTGACCAAGGTTTGGATTATCTTCCTGAGGAATTGACATATCTCCATTGGCATGGATATCCATTGAGAACGTTGCCAACAAATTTAAGTACGGATAAGCTTGTCGTACTTAACTTGCCTTGCAGCAACGTTGAGCTACTTtgggaagaaaaaaag GAAGCTTTCAAGCTAAAATCTGTGGACCTTTGCAATTCTCAAAATCTCACTAGGATGCCGGACCTATCAGAAACCCCAAATCTTGAGAGAATGTATCTTTTGAACTGCACAAACTTACCTTTCATTTCctcatcaattgaaaatttaaacaatCTCAGTATGTTGCGCTTGGAGGGCTGCAAAAATCTTAGGACCTTTCCCCGCATTCATTTCACTTGTTCTGTAACAATCGATTTCACCAGCTGTATTAATCTCGCAGAGTTCCCAAAGATTTCAGGGAATATCAAAGTGTTAAAATTAGCCAGAACCTGGATAGAAGAAGTTCCCTCATCAATCGAGATCCTAACTAATCTTGAAGTGTTAGATCTGGCGCATTGCAAAAGGTTGAACAGGCTGTCGGCTAGCATCTGTAAATTGAAATCTCTTAGTTGGCTTCGTCTTTATAACTGCTCAAAGCTTGAGAGTTTCCCAGGAATCTTGGAGGATATGGCACGTTTAGAATATATTGATTTAAGATTGACAGCAATTAAAGAGCTGCCATCTTCAGTCGAACACCTAGAAGGGCTAAAAGAGTTGAGAATGGAGTATTGTCATAAACTTGGTAAATTGCCAGATAACTTGGGTAGTTTAAGGTCTCTGAAGCATCTCCATGCAGGCAAGTCAGCCATTAGTCAACTGCCATCCTCGATCGCAGATCTCAAACAAGTTGAAGAACTTTCCTTTTATGGGTGCAGGGGTTTAGTATTGACTTCAGTCTTATCAGGATTATCTTCTTTGCAACGACTGGATTTGAGAGACTGCGATATAATAGAAATTCCACAAGATATTGGCAGTCTACTTTCATTGGAAAAGTTAGATTTAAGTGGAAATAACTTTGAGAGTTTACCTGCAAGTATCAAGCAACTTTCACAACTGAGATGGCTTTACTTGAGAAATTGCAATAGGCTTAAGTCATTACCAGAGCTTCCATTTGGTCTATGCTTTTTAGATGCAAGGAATTGCAAGCAGCTCCAGTCCTTGCCTGAGATTCCATCATGTCTAGAAGAACTAGGCGAAATAGACACATCCATACTGGAGACATTATCCAATCACTCCCGAATATATTTCAACTTTATTAATTGCTTGAAACTGAATGACAAAGCAAACAAGAAGATTTTGGCAGATTCAAAACTAAGAATTCAGCGTATGGCAATTGCATCATTGAGACTATCGATGTATGTAAAG GAATATCGTGAACCACCTGTAATCAAAATTTGTTTACCTGGAAATGAAATTCCTGACTGGTTCAGCCATCAGTGTTTAGGATCTTCATTAACTATTCAACTGCCACATCATAGTTGTAATGGAAGCTTCATTGGATTTGCCTTCTGTATTGTCATTGAACTGGAGAAAGATCATAAGGCTCGGGATAGGATTTACTACCATTTTGAAATAAAGACTCCCTCTGGAACCAAAACTGATCACCCTTCAGTTTTTGAGCAGTCTTTTCACTCAGATCAAGTAATACTTGGATTTTTTCCCTGTTGGAATATTGGGCTGGTTGATAATGACGGCAATATCTCATTGCAGTTCTCCGTTCAGTATCCTTGCTCTGAAAAAACCCCCAAAGTGCACAGATGCGGGGTGTGCCCAGTATATGCACATCCCAACGGGACTAAACCCAACACTTTCACTGTAAATGTGCTGCCACCAAATGAAGAGGAGTGCAGTCAAATCAGGAAATTGCATTATGATTTTCATGATAATGTTGGAACAAGTGGGACTTCTGAAAGTATTGACAGATCTGGCGAGCTGGAAGTGGAATCAATTTGCAGAGAGCAAATCAACGCTCCTCAACAACAATGA